The DNA region TTTTGAGTAAGATATGACTCTCCTTTCAATTCTTAATTATACGGATTTCACCATTGTTCACCTCCTACTAAAGACTGAAATTTCAGAGTGTGTCTCCCAAAACTAACCGTTTCCTGACGGTTCTTCGTGGCTCCTCCGGCTGCCAGTCATTCCGCGGAAGTGTTCCCTTAAAATAAAAAAACGCCAATTGTCGGCGAGTTTCCAGCGATTATAAATGTCTCCATAAAAAAGAGGAGCTGCTTTGGTCATAGCCCCGTCAAATAGACAATATAAAAAGAGAAAGTTCTATTAAGCGACGACTTCTTCCCGGAATTCAATCGGTGAAGGTCGCCGAGTTTGTCTTGGAAACGCTCCGCCTCGGGAATGCTTCCCGTCACCCATTTTCTTGGCATAGCTTTGAGTCGTATACTGAAACACTTGGTCTGAATGTGGGGATCGAAGCTCACAGTTAGAAAAAGTTATTCAGTATCTGTTCGATCTCATCTGGATTTGTGATTTCAGGACCGAAAACAGCTCTAGGTTGTTTACTGTTATTCCAAGGCTCCAACGTACAAGCATCATGAATATTTTCTATTTTCCAGGTCAGTACATTGTCAAAAGTTGTTCCTGTATTCTGTCCATGGATATGATTGATCCAGATTGGTTCCTTGATATTAATGAATTCTCGGGGAACCTTAAATGCATCGCGCCAGGTATAACGTGGCGCTTGTCCTTTCAAATACTCATTCACATTGACAAGCGTTACACCGTAGCTGGGAAGCCAGAAAAAAAATTTACCCAGTCGCTTTTGTACCGAGTCGTAGATGTAACCGTATTGTGGTACCAGGGCTACCGTGTCTTTTTGGGGTTTATAGGCATGCAGCTTTTTTATAAAATCTTTGTGATACATATCGTCACTGGACAGATAGACGCGGTACAAACACTCGCACTCTTCCATATCTTGGGTTACATAAGATTGGTAATCCTTAGGTGTGACAAAACAGATATTTGAAGGCAGGGGAGGATATTTTTTTAGTGTCTCGTGTATAAGTTTCTCAGACTTCGGATCATATAGCACGTAGCAGGTAAAATCCTGAGAAGATTGAAGGAGCAGGCTCTTGAATGCATATTTCATGAATAGATCTATTCTGTATTCTATCCAGCGCTTGGTCAGTCGATCCGCTGTCGCTCCCCAGTTATTAAAGAGCATTTCTACAATAAGCTTTTTTTCCTTAGACATTCTCTTAGCCCTCCTTTGACGTTCAGGGATGATCTACGTATTAACTGTGCCTCCTCGTTTGCCCTGAATCTATCAAGAACGCCTTTGGTCAGATCATGAATTCCCTTAATACTTGTTCAATCTCGTCTCCACTCAGCCGGTCTTTAGGTGGAACCTTTTTGACCGAGGTGTTACTGGAATGAACAACATTGATATAATTGCGTGGAGGCAGCAACTCATGTGGCAGATCAATGACATTTCCATGGGTGCCTCTCCCTGGTAATTTGACGCGGTATCCTGAGGCGTATTGCTCCGTTTTATACAGATACACATAGAATTGCGGTGAACGATGAAATGTCGGTGCCATCTCATTATTGACGCTGTCCCACAGATACCCATTCTGGTTGATTAGTGCCATCGTCTCTGTCTTTGGCTGCACGTTATATAGCTGCTGAACAAACGTTCTGTGGTACAGGTCATCCGAATCCAGTCTGGCAATGTAAATGTCTTCATGTCCTTCCGCAAAGGCGAGTATGGCACGAACACTTTCGATATGCGTTCCGAAACGGATATTGGCCGGCAAAGGTTCCTGCTCTGCCAAAATTTCCTGCATCAACTCTCCAGATTCCTTTGAGAGCTTCACTACGGTCAGGAAATCCTGATTCGTCTGCGCCTTGAGACAGTTCAGCGTAAACCTGCGAAAAATGTCCATTCTTCGCTCCAGCCATTCTCTTGTCAGACGCTGCGGGTCAAAACCATAGTTGTTGAAATTAATCTCGATCACGACTTTTCTTGTCATCATTTCGCCTCCTAATAAAATCTTTCATCTGTGTGTGGCAAGGACAACTTTCAGAAAAAAGACAAGTCATGACGTTGAATCTCTAAACCTCGCAATCCGTGCCTGTCTCAACGAATGTACTGTCTTCATCCAATTCTGCCGACTCTATAATGTATGAGTAACTAAGCAAGACGTAACGGACACTTGAACTGATCTTGATAGAGTATGAGATGAATATCCCCCCAAAAGTGCAGACAGTGTGTAAAAAGTCCACTAAAGGTTTCAACTTTACGGCATCCAATACGAAATGGTTTACCGATGTGACCTACCCTCCATTCGGCTCTTGCTTCATGACTTGTCAGTGGAATCGTAGTGGGGAACAAAATGGTTATTAAATCAGATTTGCGAGAAAAATTTTGCATAAGCTCTTACTGTTTGGTGCAATGTAGTGATGCAGGGATTTTAAAGATCTGATCACTACATGGAGGGATCATTTTGGCTAAGAGCAAACAGCAACAAGAAGCGCATGGAATAGGACAGATCGAGCAGCAGCTGAACAATCAGATGGAGACTGCCGCAGAAATTCAGGGACAATCGAAACTCGACCAAGAAATAAAAAAGGCCACTCACAGTCATATGGATCAATCGAATGAGCTTTCAGAATAAGGAGAATTCTCATGAACAAACAAAGAGCGATTGAAATTTCTGAATCGGCCATTATGAAAAATGTAACTTACAACGATACCCCTATCTTTATCCAGCATGTTAATGAGGATGAAACAGCTCGGATCTATCTGATCGGAAACTCGGAGCAG from Paenibacillus sp. JNUCC-31 includes:
- a CDS encoding glycosyltransferase, with product MTRKVVIEINFNNYGFDPQRLTREWLERRMDIFRRFTLNCLKAQTNQDFLTVVKLSKESGELMQEILAEQEPLPANIRFGTHIESVRAILAFAEGHEDIYIARLDSDDLYHRTFVQQLYNVQPKTETMALINQNGYLWDSVNNEMAPTFHRSPQFYVYLYKTEQYASGYRVKLPGRGTHGNVIDLPHELLPPRNYINVVHSSNTSVKKVPPKDRLSGDEIEQVLREFMI
- a CDS encoding H-type small acid-soluble spore protein yields the protein MNKQRAIEISESAIMKNVTYNDTPIFIQHVNEDETARIYLIGNSEQELTVPLSSLTEHP